TATCTGGACAAAATGTGTGAAATTCCGCTGGCCATCGCGGCTTGCCCCACGGCCGCCATCAAACCGGCCAAAGTGGAACTGGCTGACGGCACCAAGGTCAACAGCGTATCCGTAAATGAGCCCCGGTGTATGTTCTGCGGCAACTGCTACACCATGTGCCCCTCCATGCCGCTGGCCGATGATGTCGGTGACGGCATCGTCCTCATGGCCGGCGGCAAGGTGTCCAACCGCATCAGCGCACCCAAGTTCTCCAAGGTTGTTGTGGCCTTTCTTCCGAACGAATTTCCGCGCTGGCCCAGTATGACGGCAGTTATCAAGAGAATGGTTGAGGCCTATGCCAAAGACGCCAACAAGTATGAACGCCTGGGCGAGTGGGCTGAAAGGATCGGATGGGAAAGATTCTTTGAAAAATGTGAGATCGAGTTCACCCATCATCTGATCGATGATTTCCGGGATCCGGCCTATTTTACCTGGCGCCAGACAACGAACTTTAAGTTCTAAATCCACTAAAAAAACCCGCAGGGGGCACATTCGTGCCCCCTGTTAAAAAAAGAAAAAAAGCAAAGAGGAATTATATGGAGATAGAAGAAGCAAAACAAAAAATTGTAGAAACGCTGCAAAAAAAGAAGGGCAAAACCAAGTTTTACTTCAATGACCTGGCAAAAATCCTGGAACTCAAGCCCAGGGACGCCAAAAAGCTGATCAACAAACTGATTCAGGATGAAGTCCTGGAATACTGGTCCAGCGGCAGCACGTCCCTGTACGGCCTTAAGGGGGCCGGCAAGC
This is a stretch of genomic DNA from Candidatus Desulfatibia profunda. It encodes these proteins:
- a CDS encoding dissimilatory sulfite reductase D family protein, translating into MEEAKQKIVETLQKKKGKTKFYFNDLAKILELKPRDAKKLINKLIQDEVLEYWSSGSTSLYGLKGAGKQAGAEHEEKE